A DNA window from Pirellulales bacterium contains the following coding sequences:
- a CDS encoding RNA polymerase sigma factor yields the protein MSDSAHPDALLVAAIRRGDSAAWTELIDQYEGRLLAFVESRLRRRDASEDVVQETFIGFLTSLPNYDSRRPLESWLFTIAAHKLTDYLRREGRRPAVPLSTADGSGDNWEPAGSARRASSLARSGERHALEEEALAAGVAEQLDKWRETGDWDKVKCMELLFVVGWGNKQTAEELGLSEQQVANFKHDFVARLRKHVVRQQLNEDVFPDLHE from the coding sequence ATGTCCGACTCCGCTCACCCCGACGCCCTGTTGGTCGCCGCGATTCGTCGCGGCGATTCGGCGGCGTGGACCGAGCTGATCGATCAATACGAAGGCCGCCTGTTGGCGTTCGTCGAGAGCCGGCTGCGACGTCGCGATGCGAGCGAGGACGTCGTCCAGGAGACCTTCATCGGGTTTCTCACGAGTTTGCCGAATTACGATTCGCGGCGGCCGCTGGAGAGCTGGCTGTTCACGATCGCGGCTCATAAGCTGACCGATTATCTGCGTCGCGAGGGCCGGCGACCCGCCGTGCCGCTGTCGACCGCCGACGGCTCGGGGGACAACTGGGAACCGGCCGGTTCGGCCCGTCGCGCCAGCAGCCTCGCCCGCAGCGGCGAACGGCACGCCCTTGAGGAGGAAGCGCTCGCCGCGGGGGTCGCTGAGCAACTCGACAAGTGGCGTGAAACGGGCGACTGGGACAAGGTGAAGTGCATGGAACTGCTGTTCGTCGTCGGCTGGGGAAACAAACAGACGGCCGAAGAGCTCGGCTTGTCCGAGCAGCAGGTGGCGAATTTCAAGCACGACTTCGTCGCCCGGTTGCGCAAGCATGTCGTGCGGCAACAGCTCAACGAAGACGTGTTTCCGGACTTGCATGAGTGA
- a CDS encoding SRPBCC family protein, with amino-acid sequence MTETLSLTPDRERGGYLLHAECVLPCPLDEVFPFFADARNLQQLTPAWVNFEILTSGEIAMHAGALIDYRLRIRGVPLRWRTKITAWEPQRRFVDEMLRGPYRWWRHEHAFEECPGGTRVVDRVHYGVPGGALVNWLVVSRDVRAIFAYRQRVLGELFTRREQRVAVAS; translated from the coding sequence ATGACCGAAACGCTCTCTCTGACTCCCGATCGCGAGCGCGGCGGGTATCTGTTGCACGCCGAGTGCGTTTTGCCTTGTCCGCTGGACGAGGTCTTTCCGTTCTTTGCCGACGCGCGGAATCTTCAACAACTGACCCCCGCTTGGGTCAACTTCGAGATCCTCACGTCGGGGGAGATCGCAATGCACGCCGGCGCGCTGATCGACTATCGCCTGCGGATCCGCGGAGTGCCGCTACGGTGGCGGACGAAAATCACCGCCTGGGAGCCGCAGCGCCGGTTCGTCGATGAAATGCTCCGCGGCCCCTATCGCTGGTGGCGACACGAACATGCGTTCGAGGAGTGCCCGGGCGGGACGCGCGTGGTCGACCGTGTCCACTACGGGGTTCCCGGCGGGGCTCTCGTCAACTGGCTGGTGGTGAGCCGCGATGTGCGAGCGATCTTCGCGTACCGGCAGCGGGTGCTCGGCGAACTCTTCACCCGACGCGAGCAGCGCGTTGCGGTCGCGTCGTGA
- a CDS encoding serine/threonine protein kinase: MPATLDMNTHTNLHDAEPAEKPPGKLRFTYASGSRPLEGYTIKRGVGRGGFGEVYYAVSDAGKDVALKLIRRNLEVELRGVTHCLNLKHHNLIDIYDIRTDANDDRWVVMEYVSGASLDAVIDRHPQGMPVDMAVHWFRGICAGVAYLHDHGIVHRDLKPANIFIDDGHVKIGDYGLSKFISCSRRSGQTESVGTVHYMAPEIANGRYGREIDAYAVGIILFEMLTGHVPFEGESVGEVLMKHLTAEPDLTQLNEPFLGIVASAMAKDPELRTQDVADMLRRIDAYFGRGDAHEAVAATTAAYVGALGGAAPAAAAAAGADAAATARRPYNSPAPSPPPSAGSVPPFEPGPGPAPTGPAPPPEPIAEFVKQTWREFADSIRFRYWPAPVRIAAVVFGVIFVMRLFNASPGELIGVALPFWFAYMIYRTVRARAILKEASSTSRSYGTPTEPRPPRDRPPEAVPARPAPSVVKAQFASSPADAPWYRGATPPWRRRQHSWQSAVRRHLRSISQHDRLSSLLGSLLIAALVGSIAALVAAVFALPRFSFETYLWMAIVTVGGSWGVMIPAKLAEGHVEDQAPLRFSLLLAGALVGATAWFAADFLMLKLPTSTDFAPGPWDTLTGGSSNSELSQQVRSGQGVVLSLQMHAAYFGCLLLALRWWKMAEWSRAARVSVWSIAVAAGAAWLMSLVWWYPQPLGVLAAAAIAFTVQLASPWLTPEQRVEIAEKAVA; this comes from the coding sequence ATGCCCGCCACACTGGACATGAACACGCACACCAACCTCCACGACGCCGAGCCGGCCGAGAAGCCGCCGGGGAAGCTGCGCTTCACGTACGCCAGCGGTTCGCGCCCGCTCGAGGGGTACACGATCAAACGCGGCGTCGGCCGGGGCGGCTTCGGCGAGGTTTACTACGCCGTGAGCGACGCCGGCAAGGACGTCGCGCTGAAGCTGATTCGCCGCAATCTCGAGGTCGAGCTCCGCGGCGTGACCCACTGCTTGAACCTCAAACACCACAACCTGATCGATATTTACGACATTCGCACCGATGCGAACGACGATCGCTGGGTCGTCATGGAGTACGTGTCGGGGGCGTCGCTCGACGCCGTCATCGACCGGCACCCCCAGGGGATGCCGGTCGACATGGCCGTCCACTGGTTCCGCGGGATCTGCGCGGGGGTGGCGTATCTGCACGATCACGGCATCGTCCACCGCGATCTCAAGCCGGCCAACATCTTCATCGACGACGGTCACGTGAAGATCGGCGACTACGGCCTGTCGAAATTCATCTCGTGCAGCCGCCGCAGCGGCCAAACCGAGAGCGTGGGGACCGTCCATTACATGGCCCCCGAGATCGCTAACGGGCGGTACGGTCGCGAGATCGACGCCTATGCCGTCGGGATTATCCTGTTCGAGATGCTCACCGGGCACGTGCCGTTCGAGGGGGAGAGCGTGGGCGAAGTGCTGATGAAGCACCTCACCGCCGAGCCGGACCTCACGCAGCTCAACGAGCCGTTCCTCGGGATTGTCGCCAGCGCGATGGCCAAGGACCCCGAGCTGCGCACTCAAGACGTGGCCGACATGCTGCGGCGAATCGACGCCTACTTCGGTCGCGGCGACGCCCATGAAGCGGTCGCCGCGACCACCGCGGCCTACGTCGGCGCCCTGGGGGGAGCCGCCCCGGCAGCGGCGGCGGCCGCAGGGGCCGACGCCGCCGCGACGGCGCGCCGTCCCTACAATTCGCCGGCGCCCTCGCCGCCCCCTTCGGCAGGGTCGGTTCCGCCGTTCGAACCTGGCCCCGGTCCGGCGCCGACGGGACCCGCCCCGCCCCCTGAGCCGATCGCCGAGTTCGTCAAACAAACCTGGCGCGAGTTCGCCGACTCGATCCGCTTCCGCTACTGGCCCGCCCCGGTGCGGATCGCCGCGGTCGTGTTCGGCGTGATCTTCGTGATGAGGCTGTTCAACGCGAGTCCGGGAGAATTAATCGGAGTCGCTTTGCCGTTTTGGTTCGCTTACATGATCTACCGGACCGTCCGCGCCCGGGCGATCCTCAAGGAGGCGTCGTCGACGTCGCGCTCCTACGGCACGCCGACCGAGCCGCGTCCCCCTCGCGACAGGCCTCCTGAAGCAGTTCCTGCCCGGCCGGCCCCGTCGGTCGTCAAGGCGCAGTTCGCGTCGTCCCCCGCCGACGCGCCGTGGTACCGCGGTGCAACGCCCCCCTGGCGTCGCCGGCAACACTCTTGGCAGTCCGCTGTGCGGCGGCACCTGCGCTCGATCTCGCAGCACGACCGGCTCAGTTCGCTGTTGGGCTCGCTGTTGATCGCTGCCTTGGTCGGCTCGATCGCAGCGCTGGTTGCCGCGGTCTTCGCGCTGCCGCGATTCAGTTTCGAGACCTACCTGTGGATGGCGATCGTCACCGTCGGGGGAAGTTGGGGAGTGATGATCCCGGCGAAGCTCGCCGAAGGGCATGTCGAGGACCAGGCGCCGCTGCGATTCTCGCTGCTGTTGGCCGGGGCGCTCGTGGGAGCGACGGCCTGGTTCGCTGCCGATTTCCTCATGCTCAAATTGCCGACCAGCACCGATTTCGCCCCCGGTCCTTGGGACACCCTGACCGGCGGCTCGTCCAACAGCGAACTTTCGCAGCAGGTCCGCAGCGGTCAGGGGGTCGTCCTCTCGCTGCAGATGCACGCCGCGTACTTCGGCTGCCTGCTGCTCGCGTTGCGGTGGTGGAAAATGGCCGAATGGAGCCGCGCCGCCCGAGTGAGCGTGTGGTCGATCGCCGTGGCCGCCGGGGCGGCGTGGCTGATGTCGCTCGTGTGGTGGTATCCGCAGCCGCTCGGCGTGCTGGCCGCCGCGGCGATTGCGTTCACTGTCCAATTGGCCAGCCCGTGGCTCACCCCCGAACAACGGGTGGAGATCGCCGAAAAGGCGGTCGCGTAA
- a CDS encoding FHA domain-containing protein, with translation MFPAWRIELGAARRALYDGRWEEAAAMLSSDRLREFLPAKRLSKQLADKLVARAAERLGGSSESSAGWRDLRHAAQLAPVEAAVDALRRREAQRRVASAYALLASGAVGEAIAVLERMEGRNLGGDERRQCQAIARRILDAEAAAREGMFATAAEATSKGAEMVPPSETALAQALSRRVAAYRQQHIECERTAAELHAALVQQEWSTVLSLAAKILEIAPRHAAARRARRKAWQAVGMDVTQAYVPAADSPLGDVRRPVAGRLALRSTTHPGAKGALVDTAIGDAGRGGRFVAWIDGVGGYLVCLGQEVVLGQPSPTHEVDIPVLADLSRRHAVIRRDGESYVLTPIHTTAVNGQPLAGPTVLKHNDRIRLGAALELTFRRPHALSATAVLERASNHKFVPAVDGVVLMSDTCVMGPRSHCHVACRPWEHDVVLFRRGDELAFRAAGPFEIDGRTFLAEAPLAWGVRIEGDDFALSFEELK, from the coding sequence ATGTTCCCCGCTTGGCGAATCGAACTAGGAGCCGCCCGCCGCGCGCTTTACGACGGACGGTGGGAAGAAGCGGCCGCGATGCTCTCCAGCGATCGACTGCGAGAGTTCCTGCCGGCGAAGCGGCTTTCCAAACAGTTGGCCGACAAACTCGTCGCTCGAGCGGCCGAACGACTCGGCGGCTCAAGCGAAAGCTCGGCCGGGTGGCGCGACCTGCGGCACGCGGCTCAGCTCGCCCCGGTTGAGGCCGCCGTCGACGCCCTGCGTCGCCGCGAGGCCCAGCGCCGCGTCGCCAGCGCCTACGCCCTGCTGGCGAGCGGAGCAGTCGGCGAGGCGATCGCGGTGCTCGAACGGATGGAGGGGCGCAACTTAGGAGGCGACGAGCGGCGACAGTGCCAGGCGATCGCCCGTCGGATTCTCGACGCCGAGGCGGCTGCTCGCGAAGGGATGTTCGCGACGGCCGCCGAGGCGACGAGCAAGGGGGCCGAGATGGTCCCCCCCTCGGAAACGGCGCTGGCCCAGGCCCTGTCGCGGCGCGTCGCCGCGTACCGCCAACAACACATCGAGTGCGAGCGAACCGCCGCGGAACTGCATGCGGCGCTCGTCCAACAGGAGTGGTCGACGGTGCTCTCGCTGGCTGCCAAAATACTGGAGATCGCCCCGCGTCACGCTGCCGCCCGTCGGGCGCGGCGCAAGGCTTGGCAGGCGGTCGGCATGGACGTGACGCAGGCGTACGTCCCCGCGGCCGACTCGCCGCTCGGCGACGTCCGCCGACCGGTCGCCGGGCGACTGGCACTCCGCTCAACGACTCACCCCGGTGCGAAAGGGGCCCTCGTGGACACCGCCATCGGCGACGCAGGACGCGGAGGGCGATTCGTCGCCTGGATCGACGGCGTCGGCGGCTACCTCGTCTGCCTGGGGCAAGAGGTCGTCCTCGGGCAGCCCTCGCCGACGCACGAGGTCGATATTCCCGTGCTGGCCGACCTGTCGCGGCGGCACGCCGTGATTCGCCGCGACGGCGAATCGTACGTCCTCACGCCGATCCACACGACCGCCGTCAACGGACAACCGCTCGCGGGGCCGACGGTGCTGAAGCACAACGACCGCATCCGGTTGGGCGCCGCATTGGAACTGACGTTTCGCCGCCCGCACGCGCTGTCCGCCACGGCGGTGCTCGAGCGGGCGTCGAACCACAAGTTCGTCCCCGCGGTGGACGGCGTCGTGCTGATGAGCGACACCTGCGTCATGGGTCCCCGCTCGCACTGCCACGTCGCCTGCCGACCGTGGGAGCACGACGTCGTGCTGTTCCGTCGCGGCGACGAGCTGGCGTTCCGGGCCGCGGGCCCGTTCGAGATCGACGGCCGAACCTTCCTGGCCGAGGCCCCCCTGGCGTGGGGAGTCCGGATCGAGGGGGACGACTTCGCCTTGAGTTTCGAGGAACTGAAATAG
- a CDS encoding NAD-dependent epimerase/dehydratase family protein: MSKTVLVAGGGGFIGGHLVAQLLSEGHKVRSVDVKPIDEWYQVFDGVDNVVADLQLKDACEMACDGVGDVYNLAADMGGMGFIENNKALCMLSVLINTHLLQAAKKHKCDRYFYASSACVYNAEKQTNEDVVPLKEADAYPAMPEDGYGWEKLFSERMCRHFREDYGVYTRVARFHNVYGTFGTWDGGREKAPAAVIRKVIHAKETGDHVINIWGTGKQTRSFMYVDDCVKGIRMLMDSDVVEPINLGSDELTTINGLVDIVEEIAGIKLKREYDLSAPKGVNGRNSDNTMILEKLGWAPGIKLRDGMARTYEWIYGEYLKTHGQPA, encoded by the coding sequence ATGAGCAAGACCGTTCTCGTCGCCGGCGGCGGCGGCTTCATCGGCGGGCACTTGGTGGCCCAACTTCTGTCCGAAGGACACAAGGTCCGCAGCGTCGACGTCAAGCCGATTGACGAGTGGTATCAGGTCTTCGACGGCGTCGACAACGTCGTGGCTGATCTGCAACTCAAAGACGCCTGCGAAATGGCGTGCGACGGCGTGGGTGACGTGTACAACTTGGCCGCCGACATGGGGGGGATGGGGTTTATTGAGAACAACAAGGCCCTGTGCATGTTGAGCGTGCTCATCAACACGCATCTGCTGCAAGCCGCCAAGAAGCACAAGTGCGACCGCTATTTTTACGCCTCGAGCGCGTGCGTCTACAATGCCGAGAAGCAAACGAACGAGGACGTCGTGCCGCTGAAGGAAGCGGACGCCTATCCCGCGATGCCCGAGGACGGCTACGGTTGGGAGAAGCTGTTCAGCGAGCGCATGTGCCGCCACTTCCGCGAGGACTACGGCGTTTACACCCGCGTGGCCCGCTTCCACAACGTCTACGGGACGTTCGGCACCTGGGACGGCGGCCGCGAGAAAGCCCCCGCGGCGGTCATTCGCAAGGTCATCCACGCCAAGGAGACCGGCGATCACGTCATCAATATCTGGGGCACCGGCAAGCAGACTCGCAGCTTCATGTACGTCGACGACTGCGTCAAAGGCATTCGCATGCTCATGGACAGCGACGTCGTCGAGCCGATCAATCTCGGTTCAGACGAACTCACCACGATCAACGGCCTCGTCGACATCGTCGAGGAGATCGCGGGAATCAAGCTCAAGCGGGAATATGACTTGAGCGCTCCCAAGGGAGTCAACGGTCGCAACAGCGACAACACGATGATCTTGGAGAAGCTCGGCTGGGCCCCCGGCATCAAGCTGCGCGACGGCATGGCCCGGACCTACGAGTGGATCTACGGCGAGTACCTCAAGACCCACGGGCAACCTGCCTGA
- a CDS encoding Nif3-like dinuclear metal center hexameric protein: MATVAQVVEVMEQLAPSALAESWDNVGLLIGDRSREVGRVLTCLTVTPAVVAEACEQRVGLLVSHHPLPFHPLRAVTADTIIGRMLLDLIRHEIAVYSAHTAFDSARAGINQHLAIGLGLQQIAPLTPAADDPEVGAGRCGDCDGPLTQCELAERAKAFLGLSSVRIVGAEDQAVSRVGVACGSGASFLDAALKAGCNALVTGEASFHDCLAAEAAGVALVLLGHYASERFAMESLADYLGDQLPRLDVRPSAADADPIKTV, translated from the coding sequence ATGGCCACCGTCGCCCAAGTCGTCGAGGTCATGGAGCAGCTTGCCCCGAGCGCGCTCGCTGAATCGTGGGACAATGTGGGGCTGCTGATCGGGGACCGCTCTCGCGAGGTCGGACGGGTGCTGACGTGCCTGACCGTGACTCCCGCGGTGGTCGCCGAGGCGTGCGAACAGCGGGTCGGGCTGTTGGTGAGTCATCACCCCCTGCCGTTCCATCCGCTGCGGGCCGTCACGGCCGACACGATCATCGGTCGGATGCTGCTCGACCTCATCCGGCACGAAATCGCGGTGTACAGCGCTCATACGGCGTTCGACTCGGCCCGGGCAGGAATCAATCAGCATCTAGCAATTGGCCTGGGGCTGCAGCAGATCGCCCCGTTGACTCCCGCGGCCGACGATCCCGAGGTGGGCGCCGGCCGGTGCGGCGATTGCGACGGGCCCCTCACTCAATGCGAATTGGCCGAGCGGGCCAAGGCGTTCTTGGGGCTGTCGTCGGTGCGGATCGTCGGGGCCGAAGATCAAGCCGTCTCGCGCGTGGGGGTCGCCTGCGGCAGCGGGGCGTCGTTCCTCGACGCGGCGCTCAAGGCGGGCTGCAACGCGCTGGTGACCGGCGAGGCGAGCTTTCACGATTGCTTGGCCGCCGAGGCGGCTGGCGTCGCGCTGGTCCTTCTGGGGCACTACGCCAGCGAGCGATTCGCTATGGAGTCGCTCGCCGATTATCTGGGGGATCAATTGCCGCGGCTCGACGTCCGCCCCAGCGCCGCCGACGCCGATCCGATCAAGACGGTGTGA
- a CDS encoding SLC13/DASS family transporter, whose amino-acid sequence MPEPRSAKLRTACLLLGVAVAAVAGLGLVAAGESTPAAWTAAITALCAIWWTTEPIPIPATALIPIAVFPLVGVMSAKQVGGAYGDQMILLLMGGSMLSTALERSGAHRRIALRMVRLVGGDSTLRLVLGFMVASAALSMWISNVATALMMLPIAIAAVEGTADRRVGVAMMLGTAYAASIGGIGTPVGTPPNLIFMEAYHAATGREASFLSWMSDALPIVAVMTPLAAWWLSRGLPKRLALELPEPGPWRPEEVRTLTVFAVTALLWITRTEPYGGWREWLRLPEASDASVALLAVVTMFVIPNGRGGRLLDWETAGSIPWGVILLFSSGIVIAEAFASSGLSAAIGGSLGRWATLPLPLLIGAICLVVTFLTEVTSNTAIASLLMPILAAVAVGAGLEPRLLMAPAAISASFAFMLPVATPPNAIVFGSGRVTLAEMARAGFVLNLLGAAIVTLAFSIFGAS is encoded by the coding sequence ATGCCCGAACCTCGTTCCGCCAAGCTGCGAACTGCCTGTCTGCTGCTGGGAGTCGCCGTAGCGGCGGTCGCTGGGTTGGGGCTGGTCGCGGCGGGCGAGTCGACCCCGGCCGCCTGGACTGCGGCGATCACCGCTCTGTGCGCCATATGGTGGACGACCGAGCCGATCCCGATTCCCGCGACCGCGTTGATCCCCATCGCCGTGTTTCCGCTCGTTGGGGTCATGTCGGCCAAGCAAGTCGGCGGGGCTTACGGCGACCAGATGATCCTGCTGCTGATGGGGGGCTCGATGCTGTCGACCGCTCTGGAGCGGAGCGGGGCTCATCGCCGGATCGCGCTCAGGATGGTCCGCCTCGTCGGCGGCGACAGCACCTTGCGGCTTGTCCTGGGGTTCATGGTCGCCAGCGCGGCGCTGAGCATGTGGATCTCGAACGTGGCGACGGCGCTGATGATGCTGCCGATCGCGATCGCCGCGGTCGAGGGGACCGCAGATCGTCGCGTCGGGGTCGCGATGATGCTGGGGACCGCCTACGCCGCAAGCATTGGGGGGATCGGCACGCCGGTCGGCACGCCGCCGAATTTGATTTTCATGGAGGCGTATCACGCGGCGACAGGTCGCGAGGCGTCGTTCCTGTCGTGGATGAGCGATGCGCTGCCCATTGTGGCGGTGATGACGCCGCTGGCGGCATGGTGGTTGTCGCGCGGTTTGCCGAAGCGACTCGCGCTGGAGTTGCCCGAGCCGGGTCCGTGGCGCCCCGAGGAGGTCCGCACGCTTACGGTGTTCGCCGTGACGGCGCTGTTGTGGATCACGCGGACCGAACCCTACGGCGGATGGCGGGAGTGGCTTCGCCTGCCCGAGGCGTCGGACGCCAGCGTGGCGCTGTTGGCCGTGGTGACGATGTTCGTCATTCCCAACGGTCGGGGCGGGCGGCTGCTCGACTGGGAGACTGCCGGTTCGATCCCCTGGGGGGTGATCTTGCTGTTCAGCAGCGGCATCGTCATTGCCGAGGCGTTCGCCTCGTCGGGCCTCAGCGCCGCGATCGGCGGCAGTCTGGGTCGCTGGGCGACGCTGCCTTTGCCGCTCTTGATCGGGGCGATATGTCTGGTGGTGACGTTCCTGACCGAGGTGACCAGCAACACGGCGATTGCAAGCCTGCTGATGCCCATCCTGGCGGCGGTCGCCGTCGGAGCGGGGCTCGAGCCGCGGCTGCTGATGGCCCCTGCGGCGATCAGCGCCAGCTTCGCGTTCATGTTGCCGGTGGCGACCCCTCCCAACGCGATCGTGTTCGGCAGCGGGCGGGTGACGCTCGCCGAGATGGCACGCGCCGGGTTCGTGCTCAATCTGCTTGGCGCGGCGATCGTGACGCTCGCGTTCTCGATCTTCGGAGCATCTTGA
- a CDS encoding rhomboid family intramembrane serine protease: MFIPYSCDAPLYYRPFGTIGLIIVNTVVFFAHHLGALPVEPWVLEYGTGCHPQEWLLCNFAHADLGHLLGNMLFLWVFGLIVEGKLGAAKFLSCYLAIGLLHAAIEQTLMLGYGGSTEGSLGASAAIFGIMAMACVWAPANEVSIFVWIFWVVHFTFEMSVGVLAAIYVGWEVVLVGLHFALGGAAVATSGEAFATSSWLHLLGVLIGAPLAIVMLKRGVVDCEGWDLFSVLSGDTGADAQAKRAAKPILEETLAVRREEKLQEGLRRFEAYLAIGQASQAQGVRRRMSDMGMPLSLTARQHAALVVGLHKEGKWVESAPVMAEYLAEHRDNADLVRIKLAQICVLQLERPRKALELLKQVDQSGLSDGQRELFRKVAVAAKQRVEAGEIEIDDAAW; this comes from the coding sequence ATGTTCATTCCCTACTCTTGCGACGCCCCGCTCTACTACCGGCCTTTCGGCACGATCGGGCTGATCATCGTCAACACGGTCGTCTTTTTCGCGCACCATCTTGGCGCCCTGCCGGTCGAGCCGTGGGTGCTGGAGTACGGAACCGGCTGCCACCCGCAGGAGTGGCTGCTGTGCAACTTCGCTCATGCGGACTTGGGACACCTGCTGGGGAACATGTTGTTCCTGTGGGTGTTCGGACTGATCGTCGAGGGAAAGCTGGGGGCCGCCAAGTTCTTGAGCTGTTATCTGGCGATCGGCCTATTGCACGCGGCGATCGAGCAGACGCTCATGCTCGGTTACGGCGGGAGCACTGAAGGGAGCCTTGGCGCCTCGGCGGCGATCTTCGGGATCATGGCGATGGCTTGCGTCTGGGCGCCCGCTAACGAGGTGTCGATTTTCGTCTGGATCTTCTGGGTCGTGCACTTCACCTTCGAAATGAGCGTCGGCGTCTTGGCCGCGATCTACGTCGGTTGGGAAGTCGTGCTCGTGGGGCTTCACTTCGCCCTCGGCGGGGCGGCCGTCGCAACGAGCGGCGAGGCGTTTGCGACGAGTTCCTGGCTCCACCTGTTGGGCGTGCTGATCGGAGCCCCCCTGGCGATCGTCATGCTGAAACGCGGCGTCGTCGATTGCGAAGGGTGGGACCTGTTTTCCGTCTTGAGCGGCGACACCGGCGCCGACGCTCAGGCGAAGCGGGCTGCCAAGCCGATTCTCGAAGAAACGCTCGCCGTGCGCCGCGAGGAGAAGCTCCAGGAGGGGCTGCGGCGATTCGAGGCGTATCTGGCCATCGGGCAGGCGTCGCAGGCCCAGGGGGTGCGACGGCGAATGAGCGATATGGGAATGCCGCTTTCCCTCACCGCCCGGCAGCATGCGGCGCTCGTCGTCGGGCTCCACAAAGAGGGCAAGTGGGTCGAGTCGGCGCCGGTGATGGCTGAGTACCTCGCCGAGCATCGCGACAACGCCGACCTGGTGCGGATCAAGCTGGCACAGATTTGCGTCTTGCAGCTTGAACGCCCGCGCAAAGCGCTCGAACTGCTCAAACAGGTCGACCAATCGGGGCTAAGCGACGGGCAGCGCGAGCTGTTTCGCAAGGTGGCCGTCGCGGCCAAGCAGCGGGTGGAGGCGGGCGAGATCGAAATCGACGACGCAGCGTGGTGA
- a CDS encoding heavy-metal-associated domain-containing protein, producing MRGLLIASLVWSCASAYGLAAEVAADPAKNLKLAKDETAIYVSNMHCKTCARKISSKLFAIKGVKQVRTNVKDNLAIVQTEPKKPLDPLAAWGAVQQAGFKPTKLIGPGGTYVPNENVEKKTPVKLAESPAKNAAAAR from the coding sequence ATGCGAGGTCTGTTGATCGCCAGTTTGGTCTGGAGTTGCGCGTCCGCTTACGGATTGGCCGCCGAGGTTGCCGCGGACCCGGCGAAGAACCTGAAGCTCGCCAAGGACGAAACGGCGATCTATGTCAGCAACATGCACTGCAAAACCTGTGCACGGAAGATCTCGAGCAAGCTGTTCGCCATCAAAGGGGTGAAGCAGGTTCGCACGAACGTCAAAGACAATCTGGCGATCGTGCAGACCGAGCCGAAAAAGCCGCTCGATCCGTTGGCCGCCTGGGGCGCCGTACAGCAGGCCGGATTCAAACCGACCAAGCTCATCGGCCCGGGGGGGACTTACGTTCCGAACGAGAACGTCGAGAAGAAGACGCCGGTCAAGCTGGCCGAGTCGCCGGCCAAAAACGCTGCCGCCGCTCGGTGA
- a CDS encoding glycosyltransferase family 2 protein, with amino-acid sequence MPPVRFLTALPVYNEAKHVTGVLDRVVAHAADVLVVDDGSTDGTPELLAARGDVQVIRHERNRGYGAALKTAFDFAVLHKYDVLVTIDCDGQHEPQLIGELVSCCTTDVDVVSGSRYLEVDPRSQGQAPVDRRRINSQVTEELNCRLGLCLTDAFCGFKAYRVSALAQLELTELGYAMPLELWVQIAHRKLKVVEAPIPLVYLDEKRSFGGALDDAAARLAYYHQVIDRAVEACRPTFQPLPPRSGCPGGQMQGCC; translated from the coding sequence TTGCCGCCGGTGCGGTTCCTGACGGCCTTGCCGGTGTACAACGAGGCCAAGCATGTGACCGGCGTCCTTGATCGGGTCGTCGCTCACGCGGCCGACGTGCTGGTCGTCGACGACGGTTCGACAGACGGAACCCCCGAGTTGCTGGCGGCCCGCGGCGACGTTCAGGTGATCCGGCACGAACGGAATCGCGGGTACGGCGCCGCGCTTAAGACGGCATTCGATTTCGCGGTGCTTCACAAGTACGACGTGCTGGTGACGATCGACTGCGACGGGCAGCACGAACCGCAGCTCATCGGCGAGTTGGTGAGCTGCTGCACGACTGACGTCGACGTCGTGTCAGGAAGCCGGTATTTGGAAGTCGACCCGCGCTCCCAAGGGCAGGCCCCCGTCGATCGCCGGCGGATCAATTCGCAGGTCACCGAGGAACTCAACTGCCGGTTGGGGCTTTGCCTGACCGACGCGTTTTGCGGGTTCAAGGCATACCGGGTCTCGGCGCTGGCGCAGCTCGAACTGACCGAACTCGGCTACGCGATGCCGCTGGAGCTATGGGTGCAGATCGCCCACCGCAAGCTCAAGGTCGTCGAAGCTCCGATCCCGTTGGTCTATCTCGACGAGAAGCGGAGTTTCGGCGGGGCGCTCGACGACGCGGCCGCCCGGTTGGCGTATTATCACCAGGTGATCGATCGAGCGGTCGAGGCGTGCCGGCCGACCTTCCAGCCGTTGCCGCCGCGCTCCGGCTGTCCAGGCGGGCAAATGCAGGGATGTTGTTGA